In the Ursus arctos isolate Adak ecotype North America unplaced genomic scaffold, UrsArc2.0 scaffold_19, whole genome shotgun sequence genome, one interval contains:
- the LOC113249399 gene encoding LOW QUALITY PROTEIN: ribonuclease P protein subunit p29-like (The sequence of the model RefSeq protein was modified relative to this genomic sequence to represent the inferred CDS: substituted 1 base at 1 genomic stop codon) gives MICVDSAAWAVPDLGHGQLNAEQPGGTPNLPGAQQAEAFMRAFLKRSTRHVSEQAREHQLQLKAVVLEYSTRGKXKEKKKKFKSLSARQRRELRLFDTKPEQQRYSLFLPLHELWKQYIRDLCGGVKPDTQPQMIQAKLLKADLHGALVSVTKSKCPSYVGVTGILLQETKHVFKILTKEDHLKGEAAAQDTGLCPCVPLARTGGEEPWARNVNSDSDGGTGRPRWVPLRLPEPGAAPASLRAGSMARQVGPGPARMRSCCRRHGLCCRSQIPAPPGTGQRARPPSPVL, from the exons ATGATCTGTGTAGACAGTGCCGCCTGGGCTGTGCCCGACCTAGGACACGGGCAGCTGAATGCGGAGCAGCCCGGTGGAACTCCCAAC CTTCCGGGAGCCCAGCAGGCCGAGGCCTTCATGAGGGCCTTCCTGAAGCGAAGCACGCGCCACGTGAGCGAGCAAGCCCGCGAGCACCAGCTGCAGCTCAAGGCTGTGGTCCTGGAGTACTCCACTCGCgggaagtgaaaagagaagaaaaaaaaattcaaaagcctCTCTGCCAGACAGAGGAGGGAGCTGCGCCTCTTTGACACTAAGCCGGAGCAGCAGAG ATacagtctttttctccctctgcatgaACTCTGGAAACAGTACATCCGGGACCTGTGCGGGGGAGTCAAGCCAGACAC GCAGCCACAGATGATTCAGGCCAAGCTGTTAAAGGCAGATCTTCACGGGGCTCTTGTTTCAG TCACAAAATCCAAATGCCCCTCCTATGTGGGTGTTACAGGAATCCTTCTACAGGAAACAAAGCACGTCTTCAAAATCCTCACCAAAGAAGACCACCTGAAAG gagaagcagcagcgCAGGACACTGGCCTCTGTCCGTGTGTCCCGCTGGCCCGCACTGGAGGAGAAGAGCCCTGGGCCAGGAATGTAAACTCTGACTCTGACGGGGGCACAGGAAGGCCGCGCTGGGTGCCGCTGCGcctcccagagcctggggctgcaCCCGCGTCCCTCCGTGCGGGCTCCATGGCTCGTCAGGTTGGTCCAGGGCCGGCTCGGATGCGCTCCTGCTGCCGCCGTCACGGCCTGTGCTGCAGGTCTCAGATCCCAGCCCCACCGGGGACAGGGCAGCGGGCCCGGCCACCGAGCCCTGTACTCTGA